The following coding sequences are from one Peromyscus eremicus chromosome X, PerEre_H2_v1, whole genome shotgun sequence window:
- the Spin4 gene encoding spindlin-4, which yields MSPPTVPPTGVDGVSAYLMKKRHTHKKQRRKPTFLTHRNIVGCRIQHGWKEGNEPVEQWKGTVLEQVSVKPTLYIIKYDGKDSVYGLELHRDKRVLALEVLPERVPSPRVDSRLADSLVGKAVGHVFEGEHGKKDEWKGMVLARAPIMDTWFYITYEKDPVLYMYTLLDDYKDGDLRIIPDSNYYFPTAEQEPGEVLDSLVGKQVEHAKDDGSKRTGIFIHQVVAKPSVYFIKFDDDIHIYVYGLVKTP from the coding sequence ATGTCTCCTCCGACCGTGCCTCCTACTGGGGTGGATGGTGTGTCCGCGTACCTGATGAAGAAGAGGCACACTCACAAGAAGCAGCGGCGAAAGCCCACTTTCCTCACTCATCGGAACATCGTGGGCTGCCGCATTCAACACGGCTGGAAAGAAGGCAACGAACCAGTGGAGCAATGGAAGGGTACCGTGCTCGAGCAGGTTTCCGTGAAGCCCACGCTGTATATAATTAAATATGACGGCAAAGACAGTGTGTACGGACTAGAACTGCACAGAGATAAGAGAGTTTTGGCGCTGGAAGTTCTTCCTGAGAGAGTTCCTTCTCCTCGCGTTGATTCTCGCCTGGCAGATTCCCTGGTTGGGAAAGCAGTTGGACATGTGTTCGAAGGTGAGCATGGCAAGAAAGATGAGTGGAAGGGTATGGTGTTGGCACGAGCTCCCATAATGGATACCTGGTTTTACATCACCTACGAGAAAGATCCGGTCCTCTATATGTACACCTTGCTGGATGACTACAAAGACGGTGACCTGCGTATCATTCCAGATTCCAACTACTACTTCCCTACAGCAGAACAGGAGCCTGGGGAGGTGCTCGACAGCCTCGTGGGCAAGCAGGTGGAACACGCCAAAGACGACGGATCGAAGAGAACCGGCATTTTCATCCATCAGGTGGTGGCCAAGCCATCTGTCTACTTCATTAAGTTTGATGATG